In the Burkholderiales bacterium genome, one interval contains:
- a CDS encoding acyl-CoA dehydrogenase family protein: MEVSSEVRQLCDEIRRFIRSEVDPRSREIEENDAVPDDLIRKAREIGLFGLTIPEEYGGIGLNLAGKCAVEEEMGKTNYGFATLIGNHTGISTAGIVALGNEAQKRKYLPKMASGEWIGAFALTEPQAGSDPASMRTRAERKGDKYILNGEKIFITNAILANVFTVMAITDPSKGIKGISAFILERGFKGFAIGRNELKMGMHGCTTAPLAFTDCEVPAENLLGGEGLGYIQAMKTLTAGRVTVSARCCGMMDKLIQQCVDYMKVRTQGGKKLADHQGLQWMLADMSVARDAARGLTYRAIDKLVSGERGTMEASAAKLFSTEALGRVVDAAVQIHGGMGYMREMGIETTFRDARIVRIYEGTSEIQRNIIAGQLLKDN, encoded by the coding sequence ATGGAAGTCTCAAGCGAAGTCCGCCAGCTCTGCGACGAGATCCGCCGCTTCATCCGCAGCGAAGTCGATCCGCGCTCGCGCGAGATCGAGGAGAACGACGCGGTTCCCGACGACCTGATCCGCAAGGCGCGCGAGATCGGGCTTTTCGGCCTCACGATCCCCGAGGAGTACGGCGGCATCGGCCTCAACCTCGCGGGGAAGTGCGCGGTCGAGGAAGAGATGGGCAAGACCAACTACGGTTTCGCCACGCTCATCGGCAACCACACCGGCATCAGCACGGCCGGCATCGTCGCGCTCGGCAACGAGGCGCAGAAGCGCAAATATCTGCCGAAGATGGCGAGCGGCGAATGGATAGGCGCCTTCGCGCTGACCGAGCCGCAGGCGGGCTCGGACCCCGCGTCGATGCGCACGCGCGCCGAGAGGAAGGGCGACAAGTACATCCTCAACGGCGAGAAGATCTTCATCACCAACGCGATCCTGGCGAACGTGTTCACGGTGATGGCGATCACCGATCCGTCGAAAGGCATCAAGGGCATCTCGGCGTTCATCCTCGAGCGCGGCTTCAAGGGTTTCGCCATCGGCAGGAACGAGCTCAAGATGGGCATGCACGGCTGCACGACCGCGCCGCTCGCGTTCACCGACTGCGAAGTGCCGGCGGAGAACCTCCTCGGCGGCGAAGGCCTGGGTTACATCCAGGCGATGAAGACCTTGACCGCGGGGCGCGTCACCGTCTCCGCGCGCTGCTGCGGCATGATGGACAAGCTCATCCAGCAATGCGTGGACTACATGAAAGTGCGCACCCAGGGCGGCAAGAAGCTCGCCGACCACCAGGGCCTGCAATGGATGCTCGCCGACATGTCGGTCGCGCGCGACGCCGCGCGCGGGCTCACCTACCGCGCGATCGACAAGCTGGTGAGCGGCGAGCGCGGCACGATGGAAGCCTCGGCCGCCAAGCTCTTCTCGACCGAAGCGCTGGGCCGCGTCGTCGACGCCGCGGTGCAGATCCACGGCGGCATGGGTTACATGCGCGAGATGGGCATAGAGACCACGTTCCGCGACGCGCGGATCGTGCGGATCTACGAAGGCACGTCCGAGATCCAGCGCAACATCATTGCGGGGCAGCTGTTAAAGGACAATTAA
- a CDS encoding glucose 1-dehydrogenase, protein MANVKELLNLEGRVSVVTGGATGIGLRMALGLAEAGSNLVIASRKLDACEQAAHEIEKTGVKALAVACDVTKQDQVEAMKDAVMKRFGHIDTLVNNAGRAWVAPPEDLPVERWQQVFDLNITGPFLCAQALGREMIKVRSGKIINIASIAGLVGRNPRAYNSIAYGASKGALVNFTRDLAVKWAQHNIQVNCICPGFFVTPLNQKLYEKNKENIDREIPLGAPGGPDDLKGIAVLLASSASNFMTGAIIPVDGGSVAW, encoded by the coding sequence ATGGCCAACGTTAAAGAACTGCTGAACCTGGAAGGAAGGGTGAGCGTCGTCACCGGCGGCGCCACCGGCATCGGTCTGCGCATGGCGCTGGGGCTCGCCGAGGCGGGATCGAACCTCGTGATCGCGTCGCGCAAGCTCGACGCCTGCGAGCAGGCCGCGCACGAGATCGAGAAAACGGGCGTGAAAGCGCTCGCGGTCGCCTGCGACGTGACCAAGCAGGACCAGGTCGAAGCGATGAAGGACGCGGTGATGAAGCGCTTCGGGCACATCGACACGCTGGTCAACAACGCCGGCCGCGCATGGGTCGCGCCGCCCGAGGACTTGCCGGTCGAGCGCTGGCAGCAGGTCTTTGATCTCAACATCACCGGGCCTTTCCTGTGCGCGCAGGCGCTGGGGCGCGAGATGATCAAGGTCAGGAGCGGCAAGATCATCAACATCGCTTCGATCGCCGGCCTCGTCGGCCGCAACCCGCGCGCCTACAACTCGATCGCCTACGGCGCGAGCAAAGGCGCGCTGGTGAACTTCACGCGCGATCTCGCGGTGAAGTGGGCGCAGCACAACATCCAGGTGAACTGCATCTGCCCCGGCTTCTTCGTGACCCCTCTCAACCAGAAGCTCTACGAGAAGAACAAGGAGAATATCGACCGCGAGATCCCGCTCGGCGCACCCGGCGGCCCGGACGATCTCAAGGGCATCGCGGTGCTGCTCGCCTCCAGCGCGTCGAACTTCATGACCGGTGCGATCATCCCGGTCGACGGAGGCTCCGTCGCCTGGTAA
- a CDS encoding MFS transporter, whose product MTLAPGVRKREVWAWAMYDFANSGYTTVVITAVFSAYFVAEVAGKAPWATFAWTAALSLSYVLIMLTGPLIGAYADAHAAKKKLLLLTTVGCVLCTAALAAVGRGDVALAVALIVLSNFFFGSGENLIAAFLPELADERAIGKVSGWGWSLGYVGGLVSLGACLAYVTHAQAQGAAAAQFVPVAMLITAAIFAAASLPTFLWLRERARPTGQQHAAQRAFARIRQTLAHARRYSDLQRFLLCVVFYQAGIQTVVALAAIYAQEAMHFTTQETISLILVVNVTAAVGAYLFGQFQDRLGHVRTIVFTLLGWIAVVLLAYESESRALFWITANLVGVCLGSSQSAGRAMVGYLAPPERSGEFFGLWGLAVKLSSILGPITYGLVSWISGGDHRLAILITGFYFVAGLALVASVDVARGREAALSSPGSPRT is encoded by the coding sequence GTGACGCTCGCGCCGGGCGTTCGCAAGCGCGAAGTCTGGGCGTGGGCGATGTACGACTTCGCCAACTCGGGCTATACGACGGTCGTCATCACCGCGGTGTTCAGCGCGTACTTCGTCGCCGAAGTCGCGGGCAAGGCGCCGTGGGCGACGTTCGCATGGACCGCGGCGCTGTCGTTGTCGTACGTCCTCATCATGTTGACCGGGCCCCTGATCGGCGCCTACGCCGACGCCCACGCCGCCAAGAAAAAGCTCCTGCTGCTGACCACGGTCGGCTGCGTGCTGTGCACCGCCGCGCTCGCGGCGGTCGGCCGCGGCGACGTCGCGCTGGCGGTCGCCTTGATCGTGCTGTCCAACTTCTTCTTCGGCAGCGGCGAGAACCTGATCGCCGCGTTCCTGCCGGAGCTTGCGGACGAGCGTGCGATCGGCAAGGTGTCGGGATGGGGCTGGTCGCTGGGCTACGTCGGCGGCCTGGTGAGCTTAGGCGCGTGCCTGGCCTACGTCACGCACGCGCAAGCGCAGGGCGCGGCCGCGGCGCAGTTCGTGCCGGTCGCGATGCTGATCACCGCGGCGATCTTCGCGGCTGCGAGCCTCCCCACTTTTCTCTGGCTGCGCGAGCGCGCGCGGCCGACGGGGCAGCAGCACGCGGCGCAGCGCGCTTTCGCGCGCATCCGGCAGACGCTGGCGCACGCACGCCGCTACAGCGACCTGCAGCGCTTCCTGCTGTGCGTCGTGTTCTACCAGGCGGGCATACAGACCGTGGTTGCGCTCGCGGCGATCTACGCGCAGGAAGCGATGCACTTCACCACGCAGGAGACGATCTCGCTCATCCTGGTCGTCAACGTCACCGCGGCGGTCGGCGCCTATCTCTTCGGCCAGTTCCAGGACCGGCTCGGCCACGTGCGCACCATCGTCTTCACGCTGCTCGGCTGGATCGCCGTCGTCCTGCTCGCGTACGAAAGCGAGAGCAGGGCGCTCTTCTGGATCACCGCGAATCTGGTCGGCGTCTGCCTCGGCTCCAGCCAGTCGGCGGGCCGCGCGATGGTCGGCTATCTCGCCCCGCCGGAGCGCAGCGGGGAGTTCTTCGGGCTGTGGGGGCTCGCGGTGAAGCTCTCGTCCATCCTCGGCCCGATCACCTACGGCCTGGTGAGCTGGATCTCGGGCGGCGATCACCGCCTCGCGATCCTCATCACCGGCTTCTACTTCGTCGCGGGCCTCGCGCTCGTGGCGAGCGTGGATGTCGCGCGCGGGCGCGAGGCCGCGCTCAGTTCGCCTGGATCCCCGCGGACTTGA